The Zea mays subsp. mays mitochondrion, complete genome genome contains a region encoding:
- the orf115-a1 gene encoding hypothetical protein produces the protein MDILRSAFGCFSETASFHWLYEIPNETSLRRQRNGKLLGSKPLILCRLSENKYKQGTYDYESEGQACGFDMVSHFSQSHWAIEKYTSTFPIYIKIPTRYLLQRQGVGDPLLLRDR, from the coding sequence ATGGATATTCTTCGCAGTGCCTTTGGATGCTTCTCAGAAACCGCCTCTTTCCACTGGCTATATGAAATTCCAAATGAGACTTCCCTGCGTCGCCAAAGGAATGGGAAACTTCTTGGTTCGAAACCTTTGATCCTATGCCGCCTGTCTGAAAATAAATATAAGCAAGGCACCTATGACTACGAATCCGAAGGCCAAGCATGCGGATTTGACATGGTTTCCCACTTTTCTCAGAGTCACTGGGCAATAGAAAAGTATACAAGCACATTTCCAATCTACATAAAGATACCAACCAGGTATCTACTTCAAAGACAGGGCGTCGGCGATCCTCTACTATTAAGAGACAGATAA